A window of Oryza glaberrima chromosome 2, OglaRS2, whole genome shotgun sequence genomic DNA:
AGCAAAAACGTAGGAAAGTTAACATccactctaacctcttggaaaactttccttaagtctatctctctcatttgattcctgcatttttcctgcggtctaatcaaacagtcattcctatattttcccgtgttttgcaatcctctgttttacacttgcattcctaccaaaatcctgtgtttttcctattcctccgtttttcaatcccgcgattcaaaggggcccttagagtGTGGATGGTAAGGGGCTTTATCAAACTTGATGTAGCAAGAACACACCTGACCTAAGACTCGATACTCTTGACTAACCCGATCCTGATCGCCTTCATGAGCACAAAATAAATGCCTATGATGTGCCCATCGAGTACCTAATTTCCAATGAGTTTTTATTGGGTATTCCAAACCATTAATAGTATATCCATGCTCACATAATTAAACCAAACTGACATTTGACCACAAGCTAGCAAATATTAAGTCATCAACATTCCAAACCAAAGAATGCAATTTACAACATTCTAAATAAGAGTTCCCAAATCAGCATTAAACACAAGACGGAAACACATATATCTGGTCAGAGCAAGGATTATCCATGGGCATAAACAATACCCATGATTGCCCGTCAGGATCTGTCATACCCAAGGTTAGAAAGCTACTCCGTTTACCCATTTAGGTTCGATTTGAATcgtagaaatgaaaaaaaacatagaaatagaaaaaatataggattctgacatgaatgtaagtataaaacagagaatttgcaaaacacaggaaatatatagaaatgatcgtttgattggatcgtatgaaaaacaatgaaatcggatgagagagatagactcaaaggaaatttttgaaGAGCTTTGAGTTCTTGCCAAgtttcctctaaaatctctaTAGTATTGTCCATtacatagaaattttaaatGATTAGATAAGATTCAATTCTTCGATTTAAAggtattcatataatttttctttAGTATTAAAATTCTCcaaaatttatatgtttttcttccaaattaaaTGGACCTTACGATTGTTTCCATAACTTTGAGACAAGTTGCTATATGTGTTTGCTCTAATGAAACAGCAAACCCTACAATTAGGCGAGTTGGGATCATTCTGACTTTTCAGCCCATCCTCCCTTCTGACAGCTCGATTACGCAACGAAGAAGAGCCCACTCAGCTTTCTGATCATTTTTTTTGCCTGTTCTACTGGATGcaggccgagagagagagagagagagagagagagagagacctggTGCCACTGAACGAAGCACAGCTATAGTTTTGCTGCTCtagctctccctctctctaccGCTTGCATAGTTTCATTGCCTGGCTGTCTGGGTGGCCGCACATCCCACCACTGTTGCTGTGCCTAAACCTTATCTTTTCCCCATATAACCAGCTCACACCGCTAGCGAGAAAGAAACATACGCATCCCACCAACGCGACGAGCTCAGAATCTCAGAAGTCAGCAGCAGCAAAGAGGCGATAAGTAGCCGCGGCTCACCGTTCGTTGCCCAAAACCACCCAAAAGCGTAGCGACACACGAGAAGCCACCAGCCAACGTAGTACGCGCCGAGAGCTGAGGCCATCCACGACACACGACCATGAGCACACTAGTAGACGCGCTGTGCGCTCCCTGCAGCGACACCGCGCTCATCTACGACACCTtcaacgcctccgccgccgcgagcttcCTCTTCGACAATGCCGCCGCCTTCTGCGACGCTGACATCCTCGGCGCCACGGCGACAGGGGAGAAGGAGGCGACGTcgtcggccgcggccgcggccgcggacgccgccccgccgaggaagaagcggcggcggcgcgcgaagAGCTGCAAGTCGCGGGAGGAGACGGAGACCCAGCGGATGACGCACATCGCCGTGGAGCGCAACCGCCGGCGCCAGATGAACGAGTACCTCGCCGTCCTCCGGTCGCTCATGCCGGAGCCCTACGTCCAGAGGGTACGTCGTACTACGCGCGCCGGCACACGTCTCTCTCGCCCTCtctgttttggtttttttttagcaaaccGACATCGCTTCGTGTCAAGTGTTTCTACCCTCTTTTGTTCTGTATATCTGCGTTGCTCCCATTTGTCAAAGAGCAAGAAAGCGATGTCGGAGCAACCGGCGAGGAGAACGGCAATGAGAGAATGTTTGGCCGAAAGAGACTCCCCCGCCATGGCGCCATTGTCCGCCATTACTCATGGCGTATCTTCTCTTTACTGCTCAATCTCTTTTCATGAACAGAAGCATCCATTCTTTGCACAGAAACCTTCTGCCCATTAATGTGTCTCCCCTATCATTAATTCACTCGTACACATAGAGAGTTGCCTGGATGGGCCTGTCATGTCAAATTTAATGCGTTCTTGATCATTTTTAAATGTTGTGTAGGGCGACCAGGCGTCCATTGTGGGAGGCGCAATCGAGTTCGTGAAGGAGCTCGAGCAGCAGCTGCAGTCGCTTGAGGCGCAGAAGCGAACGCTGCTCCCTCACCACAAGGCGAGATGCGACGACGCAACGCCGATGCATAACGCCAGCGGCAGCAACGTCGGGGCCGGCGGCTGCATGGAGCCCACGACGACAACGAGCaactgcagcagcagcgtcaCCGAGGACGCGCCGTCCGCCGACGCGCCCCCGTTCGCGCAGTTCTTCGCGTACCCGCAGTACGTGTGGTGCCACTCGCCGCgcgactccaccaccaccaccaccgcggcgtctgcgtcggcgtcggcttcggcgtcgtcgtcgtcgccggccacggtggcggcggcgctccagtCCGAGCACCGCTCCGGGTTGGCCGACATCGAGGTGAGCCTGGTCGAGACGCACGCCAGCGTCCGTGTCATGTCACCGCGGCGGCCAGGGCAGCTGCTCAAGATGATCGCCGGCCTGCAGGCCCTCCGGCTCACCGTGCTGCACCTCAACGTCACCACGCTGGACTCCCTTGTGCTCTACACCCTCAGCGTCAAGGTACGCCTACGCCTATCGCCTGCGTCTGCAGCCGTGCACTGATTTCAGTTCTTTTTTCAACAAAAGTGCCTCAATTTTCGGCCACTGCATTTCACACGCATTTCGCGCTGAAACGCGCACCGATGCAGTAGCTAGCCAGGTGCTCAAACCGAGCGATACCACCAGCACAAACGTTTGTGCGTGTCTCCATGCATGGTTTGGGAATCATGAGGTCACTTCAACCGAGTTAATTAATCGGAGTAATCTGGGACGATTATTAGAGACGGTGTTTGATTGGTATAGCGTCTGAAAAGAAAACGTGTCAGATATTCTCCTGCCTGCACTGCACAGCACAGGCATAGGTCATCGCATCAAGGACGCAGTCGTGCAGGCCCCCAAACAGTATAATGAACAGAAACAAGAGATGAACAGAGATGGAGATCGCTTCACCCATCGGCTTTCGATCAAGCATCATTGTTCGAGACGCAAAAAAATTTCTCAGAATTTGATCGAATCCGATGGACCTGACTAGGAGCCTGAGTGCCTGGCCACCTGAGTCCTTTCCTGCTTCCCCTTCTCGCTTGTTGTTCGCTTTTGACCGGATACTCCGTAGGAGTATTTCAGTAGGAGTAGGCAGGTCGGGCCCCTGCAGCCAAAGGACTTGTCAAGTCCAAACGGTGAGTAGCGCACAGTACTACTAGTGGTCTGGTAGTCCTAGTAAGCACTGGCCTAAGCTGTGCGTAGTGTGACGCTTCACGAAAAAGCTACTGCATCAGTCAGTCCAGATTGTGTAAGAAAAACGCTGCCACGGAGAATCCTTTCTGCTGAGCTGAGCCATGCTATAGATTTCGACTGGCATAGAGAACTGAGCAGAAAAGGCTATAGCTACAGTAGGCACAAGTATAGCGCTGGTGTTCAGCCATGACAGTGTGTGACAGTTTCCCGATGGAATCTGTGTGCGAGTAGTGCTAATCTACGGCATTTTTTTTGCGACTAGTGGCAGATTCCTTCGCTCCCTAACCGGCCATTGCACATGCACGCAATCTCATTAGTTCTCGTCTAATCCTAATCTTGTCTTTGCGTGGCCGTGTGCTGCACAGGTGGAGGAAGGATGCAGCCTGACGACGGTGGACgacatcgcggcggcggtgcaccaCGTGCTCTGCATCGTcgacgcggaggcggccgccTCGGAGCATCTCCTCGCGGCGGGGCAACtgaccacgacggcgacggccgcggcggtggcgaagagAGAACTCGCGACGTACATGTACTGAGCCGCTCCAAGTGCCTTACATGTCGTCGTTTGTGTGGTCGCGTGTACTGTATGCCGCGCTCCCGTTTTTCTCCCCTTTTTAGGCTCGTCACGTTTTTGCTGTGTAGTGGCCCGGCAGGTTAGATCTAGTTCTAGTTGTACTAGTAGATGCAAAATGCTATGTGTCCAGTAGTCCCAGCCTCTCGACGAGGGCGTACTTGTCTGTTTCTCGTTCTGAAAACAGAATGTTGTATTGCTGTACCTGTACGGTATCCTGCCTGGCCTTTCTGTAATAAGAGCGACTAGCGAGTAGCGACATTGGAAGGAACAGTTCGAGATTCGTATTATCCGAACCGGGCCTTATGAGGTTACTGGCTTACAATGGGCCATGTGAGTTACCACTGCTTCATGGCAAGGGCGGGCTTTAGCCTACTCAAAGTCCATCAACCGTGTGATTTGCTCGATTTGTGGGCCGTGATAAGGCCGAAGGCCAGCTTGCTGGTAAATCTCCAACCAGCCCCGCCGACCACCAGGAGCAAATCAACCCGTTTGACGGTTTGAAAAGTGGTCTACGCTGATATGGCATGTTGATTTGGTCCACCTGCGATGAATGAACTTTGTATGATTATATTTGTAGTACcacatctatatctatacctaatataaatattcggatTTTTCCTGTCGTCACATCCTTTTCACCAGCGATTTTTCGTCCCGCGTTATCCGATTTCTTCCCACCCGCGTTATCTGATTTCTTCCCACCGCACACAAGTATCACGCACAAAAAATACCCCACACCGATTCCTACTTCAATTTGCCACATTAAGCCCACAAGCCCAAATTAAGATAGATGAGGCACTTCAATATTTAAGATTGGAAACAgtaaaattagagaaaaaaaataaacgaaattgaaggggaaaaaaagccTAAAGTAAACAACAAAATCAAAATTGAAATCCAATAAAACACGCATGGATTCCCAGCTGATTCGTCTCAAATTCACCTCATCGGGCAGCCAATTCATCACAAATTCAATCACAAGAAAAgagtaaataaaataaaagagagggaaaaaaagatcaaacCCAATAAACCACCCACAGATTCGCAGCCGATTCATCACAGACTCGCCTTGTCGGGCAACCGATTCATCACAGATTCAATCACAACAAAGgggaaaatcaaaatcaaaaagaggaaaaaactgcccaaaaaaaaggaggggaTGGTGGAGCCTCAGCgagcccaccaccgccacccgcgACCgctctcgtcgccgtcgtgttCACCGCTGCAGCACCCGCTCCAACCGCCGCCTGATCCTTTGCCGGCCCAACACTGGAAGAGGGGGATGGAGAGgaggtcgtcgccgctgccggcgaaGGGGGCCGCCGCCACAAGGAGAGGTGGACGGGGTTGAGGTGGTGGCCGGCCggagcgcccccccccccccccccccccccccggattCGCCCACCATCTTCATCTCCACCGCCCGCTCAGGCTCGGAGAGAAGCGCCCGCAGCGGCAGCAGTAGAGGAGGTCGTCGCACGGGGGGAGGTGAGTGCCTAAGTGGAGCGTCGAAGCGGATCGAGGAGGGGCGAGcttgggaggggaggagaacgGACAGActgagggagagggggaagagaaCATACCGGTTGCTCTGTGGGTGGATACGTGGATTAGGAGGATGCTGCTCTGGTGGATGGATAAGGACGACGGGTTGCAAAGCACTGTAGCAAAAGTATTGCACCTTAAAATAATATTCAGGGTAATGTATGGAGTATGGAGAACGCTCTAGCGATTGATCGATCTGGACCATTGATGAAAATGCATgcaggttgtgtttagttttctttaaacttctaaaaattctgtcacatcaaatatttgatacatgtatagagcattaaatgtgaatgaaaaaaccaattgcacattttgcatgtaaattgcgagactaATCTTTTGAggctaattacgtcatgatttgataatgtggtgttatagtaaacatttgctataataacggattaattaggcttaatagattcgtctcgcagtttacaggcggaatctgtaatttgttttgttattaatctacgtttgatacttcaaatgtgtgtccgtatacttagattgttttttaaaaggaacAGAAACACGGCCGCAGTCGTTAGGAGCAGTTGCAATTAGAGTTGCACCCAATCTGAATCCTCGCTTAAGCTGCATATTGCAGCTGTTAGGCATTCACAGTGCACAGATGTCGCGTTCTGTCCCAAGCAACAACGTTGAAGATTCATCGCCACGCACACGCCCGTTGTTCCCAACTGAAAACCACGGAGCCAAATGAAGCTACACGTTCTTTGTTAGAATTTGGCAGGCGTGGGGCGAAGCACGGGGCAAGCGACGCATTGGGAGGGGGCGTGGCCCCGCGCGACGTCCCCACACCCGTGCAACGGCGGAAGCGGCAGCAtagggagaagaagagaagatggTACGGTGGTGGCCTAGGGCGGAGAAGGGAAGATGTTGGCggtggaggaagaggcggcgacAGATCCAGCACCTAACCTCATTGTCATCGTCGTTCCGTGCTGCCTCGAAGCGTAGCAGTGACAACTCAGCCATGTCGCCAGAACTCCCGTTGCGCCGTCTGTCATGGACGCACCGCCGAGCCCTGCCGCTCCCCGTTCACGCGCCGTCCGccggtcggaggaggaggagaggtggactCTCCACTCCACTCGCCGTTGGTCGAAGGAGAGGTGGACTCCTGGGCAGCGCTTGGGCCACGCCGCTAGAGCTCCGCTCCGCTCGTTGCcggttggaggaggagaggtggattCCTGTTGCCACTTGGGCTGCTCTATGCTGCTCACCGTCTGTCgtaggagaaggaggagagatGGAGCCCCGCCCACCACCGATGCTGCTTAGGCCGcgttgccgccgctccgctccgcttGGCCATCTCCCTTCCACTCGCCTTGCTTTCTCATGTGAGTCGACATATGATTTTGGAAACCAGATCGCACGCTTGCAACACGAGAGTTGACAGCTTAAGAAAGCACGCGTCACCACTATGAGATTGAGTAAATATGCAAAAGTAATCTTATCTGTCATGATTATcattagttttatgataaactTACCTATtttaaatatagattttttttgttaatcatACAAATTTATGTCCATCTATTCTTACGTGAAAGTAACCTAATGCATTCACGGTTTGTTCCTCCCATGGTACAATCGTTACGCTAGCGTGTTAGGAACATCGTTCATATCATACACGTACACGTGGAATAATTgtccaaacaaaaagaaaaccgTTGTGATTATTATTGTCATATTAGACCGCTTAAAAAATCATTCAGTTAAACATTATCCAACGCGGCattacccggtgcaacgcacgggcattttgctagtgtgtgtgtataaatatatatatatacactaatataaaaaggaggagttttGCCTTCCAATCCTACCGGTGAAATCAAATCCAACGACCCGTGGTCATCTACCTTACAATCCAATGGCTCAGATCACTCCCCAACGTCCCACGCGGCCACGCAACGATCCCCTTTTAGTTTCTGCGCTCTCTCCCTCTGAATCCCCTGATCCCCCGATCCCATCCCCTTCCCCTTGGGAACCCTAGCCTCTTCCTCTCAAGCGCCGCCGCAGTCGTGTTGCCTCCCGATCATTCGCCGCCAGATCACCGTCTTTGCTGTCCTCTTAGGTGCAGCCGCTGCGCACACCCACGGTGCGCACTTCCTTTCCCCGGTTCCCCAGCCCAGTGCTGTTCCCCTCCCTTCACCGTGCAAAACCCTAAGCGCCGCCACCACAAGCAGGTACCGTTGCCGCCAGGAGATCGCCCTCATGTCACCTCGCTTCGCCAGATCATCGACGCACCGCCTCGCCGTACCGGTCCGGCGTCGACTCCGCACACGCTTCAGGTCTACCACGATAACTCTTTCTAGGTAGTCCCATCATATTGAAGGTAGTACCATTATGAACTTTCTCATGCCATGGCTAACTATCGGCCTATCATTGTAGcattatatatatctatatgtgtTGGTGTCCACTTACAATTTCATGCCTCTTTGATAATCTTGGTAATTTTCTGGTCATATCTCCACCTGTGCAAAATTTCCAAATCCTGATGGTCAATTGGTTACCATGCACTATATATGAATCGATATGGAATGATGCATGCTTTATTGTTGCAGTTAATTTCAACAGAGTAAAACGGAAGGAGCGATGGATTCTCTACGCCTTGCAAGTGCAATATGAAATGCTGGGGATACGACATTTCAGATTCATGCTTCAAGTGATCACCATATGCTGATAAGCTGAGAGTATGCTCAAATGCTCAGCAAGACCTTCTCTTAGAGGTAATTCAATCATGGATACTTTCTATTTTTCTCTGCAAGTTCACTTGCAATATATTAgtaagaaaattatatatattgcaaagtaTAGGAGCCATTGTCATTTTTGTTATATATGGCTTCCATCACCCCCATTGATTACTGGCCAAGACATGGTATATGTTTTTTCCATGTAGATTGAGAGGGAAAATATATTGTGACTCATGATGTTTTAAGGTCCGAATTAACATTTCAAATTATACTGTGGCTTCTGACTCTGTAGATCAAAATTATTGCAGTTGCATTATGCCATTAGATGATTTCAGAAATTCCTGAACATTGCATAATTCACTCAATTGACTTAACATTGCCTCTGCTTTAGCTTGTCCATGCCATGCTTTGTTTGGTTAGTTCCAAAGATATATTTGCTATTGATCAGAATCAAAATAAAACTCACAAAGTTTAGAGCTTGTGTGATATATGGGAGTCCTCTGTTTATATCTCTTGAGTGTTCACTCTGATATAATCATGCAAATTGGAGGGTATGTGTGTAAGCGCCAGTTTGATTATTGTATTTACCCAAAAATAATGATTGTTGTATATTTGCATATTAGGTTGTGCAATGCATACTCTTTGAGATGTTGCACTGCAACTGCACAAATCTTGATCTTTTTTTGTGCCTGTATTTTCACCAGGTTTCACTTGATGAGGAAATGAGTTTATAGATGTGTAGAGAATCTGAAAAAGATATCTGGGAAGAGATGGTAGGTGCATTTCAGACAATGGCAAGGAGCCAAGGAGGTAATTTCTGTTGTGCGTTATGAATTAGAATTAGCGATCTAATCTGTACTGCACGTTTTCCATTTCTTGATGAGAATGTGATCAAAACGACTTTATTGGAAATACCAGGTTCAGAGGTTGCTTAACTTGATGAACCTATTGGAAAGGGTGACAAAGATTTCGACAGGTTTTTACTTGTTTTGAGCTTAATCCATATGGGAACTGTTACAGTAAACTGAAATTCACATGTAAACCATTGACATGACAGTGAAACCACTGGCCATTTTGCTGGTATAGTGATATTAGGGCCATACATGAATTATAGTTCagtctttttttataaactttggtgATGAAGTTCAGATCTCTTCCTGTTACTGTATTGAAGCTGCAATCATTTCAAAAATTTCGGAACTCAATTCTTTTTCTGATGGTAGCAGTATACATGTCATTttgctggtttttttttctttttttcttttttgctttaaGGGGATCAGGGCAGGACAGAAAGAACACTATGACCATGTCCCCATGGCCCATGTCCATGTACGCATCAAGCTCCCAAGTGATAATCTAATTGCCTGCTCTGATCCTAGGCGCCGGCGGAATCAACCTTGACCCATCAATGATGGTCATCCCCCATTGACGATCACATGGTCCACAGAGATCATGGTGTCTTGGACACCACCATTATTTCTGACGGTTTAAGCTTTGTCTCCACAATTTTTTATCTCTGTTTTTGCTTCTGATGGTTTATACTTCAGAGTTTGGAACTGAATGCTCATACTCTAGATGAATTGGTCATGTACTTGAAATTTTGCACATTTGGTACTGAATCTGCACTCAAAGTGGGTTTCTTGATTTGGTTAGGTACATTGTATAAGCTAGGTTCGCATTTTGTACAATTGATTAAATAATATGGTTTGTCTATTTGCGTAGCTTCACGCTATTCTGTCTGTAAATCTACAGAGCAATATATTTGATTGAATTTAGCTTAGCCTTTtcgtgcattgcacgtgcattGTTACTGGCCATCCATGGAATTAAATGTGTTGTAGAAACTGGCAAGTGTCAATTCAGAGTGACCATTTAGGATTCCATGGTGTGCATGCTTTCTTGTGGCATACTGGTCTTAGGAGTTCAAATAGAGTTTTAGTGCATAGATTAAAGTGAGATAAAAGTTTATGCCTGAATATATAATTTGGTCATCTTAATTCATTTTCAGGAATGTTAATATGTATTtatgtttccttttttctcaaaaaataaaacccacCGCAGAGAATGTATGGAGCATAAATATGTTCTTTCTAACAGAAGTTTTGAGTACTTAATTTTGTGCAGCTTTCTTAAACTAGCTAGCCCTAGAATGATCCTGTTTGTTGAATTGGCTGTAAAGATGGAGGGTATCTAGGTAAAACCGTAAAAGATAGACAATTTATCAAATGCATCGTCTACTCTGATTGTATATTCGTAAACTATTGTCCTTTCTAGGGAGTAATTTGGGTAAATTCAGCTGAGGGAATAGGAAAATTCTCCTTTTCCTTCAAATTATTGTGTTTTACGGCAATGAGAAAATAAGATCAATTGTTATTCTCCTGTAAGAAATTAATTTGTTCTTCTGTAAGAAAAGAATGCTCTGATAGTTATTCTCTTTACTACTTACTGTATCACTTCTGGCTGACAATCATTTAAATTTAGATCACAAATGTTTGTTTACGGAAGTAGCAGCAGTGCAATGTATGAATTTTAGGTGGCAATTTCGTACCTTTtgcgaatattttttttttacctttgctGGTCAGAAAATTGTAATTGAACACAAGGTTTTTATAGATATCACTGACCAAATTGTCATCTTAGGATAACCTATAAAATTTTGTTCTCCATTCGTAATTGTTTGTTAGTTATATATTATCAACATGTGTCTTGCACGTGCATGATAACTAGTACTTCGATAATATATCACAttttcaattaattttttaCTTTTCAAACAAATACGAGCCATTAGACGTAAAATTAAATAGTGCCAACAGTCAATATTAAAAGGCAACCAAGTTTGGATGAAGAAAGTTATTAAAAGCAAAGGTTACTGCTAAATCTCCGTATTGGCAAAGAAGGGCTGTGATTCGTGAGAGACTGATAGATAAAGACAACAAACATGCAGTGATATGTGCAGAGCATCTGGAATAGGAGTGAAATTTACTCCACCAAGAATCTTTGGAGTTTTTCAAGAACAAGAATCAAACCTAGATGACCATGCAAATTCATCCAGCAAACTTTTTCCTTGCGGTTCATCCAGGTTTAAGTTTTATACTTGATGTGAATGCTTGTATTTATGGATAACTTTTTTAGTGGTAGGCGATGTACCCATTTACAACGAGTTGTCTGATGATTTCGTTTATCTCAAGATATATCGAATCAGCTTTTCGGAAGTACTTGTATATGTAGGGTTTGCGTGTGTATTCATATGAGTGAGCGTGTGCGTATTAATTATGAACACTTGCATGTATGCTGcgtttcgaaaaaaaaaaacaatcacacTCTGGAAaaccattaatttatttattttccgcTGTCGGGAGCTCCTCACCGTGACAGCGTGACGCCGTGACCTGAGCGAGCTCCTCCTTTATCTGTGTGCGCCTGACCACTCTTCGAGCACCTGCGAACAAGGCGCCTACCAGTCAAACACTGTTCAACTTGGCGCACTGATTGTTCATGATTGATGCAGTGATCCGGGCAGTGCGTATTGACAGGCAAAGAACGTGCTCCCAGATAAAGAATTCATGTCTACCAATATGATGCAAAATAGTCCAGCAGTCAGTCGATGACATACTATATTGAATTGCTTAGTTTTATACTCCATTTCAGTTCCGAGGTGAAGAAGATGACAACTCCGATCAGATCTATCCCAGAACATTGCTTGGTCGTTTTACTTGCAAGTGACTCAACGAATGCATCGTGCGGGGCATTTTATTAGGCTCCGGGTTCCGGAATTTTCGATAACGACGAGGCAATCAAATGTATAGTAATCCCTTCGTCCCAAGCAATTTAGAACTGGATGCAATATATATTAATACAACGAATTTAGTTATAGCCACTGTCTATATTTATTGTATTGGGATAGATGTGTGTAAATTCGTTGTGTTTTATCTAGTTCTAGGTTTAGGTTATTATGTATTGCGACGGAGTACTTTGTAAGATAAAGTCGCAACGCAGAGAGGAGTTCATGATTCGGTAGAGAAACCTGCACCGCTGCACGCACCACGGCACCAACCAATCAACCATGGTCGGCTGCGTCCACACCTCGAGTCCCCGACTACCAGCCAGCGTCAACGATTTTCTAAACTATTCGCAAGAAGCTGGATCACTTTGCAAAACATTGTATCGCAAAAAAGGGTCTTTATGGGAACGTGATCCTAAAAGGGGTCTTTATGGAAAAATACGGAGTAAAAATACTTAAAACAGGGATGTTTCTGCAAAAGTTCCATTATATGGGCCGTGTAGCACTGAGAAAGGATGGGCTTTTCTTGGGCTTAATGGGCTGCACATACTTCCACCGAGACCGACTCGGTTTCCTCTTCGCGTCTCCTTCCTCACCGGCGACCatggccgccgtcgctgccaccGGCACACCGCGATGgagctcctcctcttcttcgttcAATGCATTTGCGTCAAGGTCAGTAGCATCCCCTCCCATTCCCTTGAACCCTTGTCTTCTCCTCGACCTTCAAGTCGCGTAGCGCCGTAACCAGTAACCACCCCTCCTCTTTGCTCCAATCCAGGATCCCACCGCCATCAGAGACCTGCGCTCTTGTAATCCTGT
This region includes:
- the LOC127763919 gene encoding transcription factor bHLH96-like; translation: MSTLVDALCAPCSDTALIYDTFNASAAASFLFDNAAAFCDADILGATATGEKEATSSAAAAAADAAPPRKKRRRRAKSCKSREETETQRMTHIAVERNRRRQMNEYLAVLRSLMPEPYVQRGDQASIVGGAIEFVKELEQQLQSLEAQKRTLLPHHKARCDDATPMHNASGSNVGAGGCMEPTTTTSNCSSSVTEDAPSADAPPFAQFFAYPQYVWCHSPRDSTTTTTAASASASASASSSSPATVAAALQSEHRSGLADIEVSLVETHASVRVMSPRRPGQLLKMIAGLQALRLTVLHLNVTTLDSLVLYTLSVKVEEGCSLTTVDDIAAAVHHVLCIVDAEAAASEHLLAAGQLTTTATAAAVAKRELATYMY